A single region of the Bacillota bacterium genome encodes:
- a CDS encoding rubrerythrin family protein, whose protein sequence is MGKMTEENLRAAFAGESQAHMRYLIFAEKAEKEGHPNVARLFRAIAYAEQVHATNHLKALGELGGTAENLGKAVGGETYEVEEMYPAFLAVAQLQGVKEAERSMGWAAAAEKIHAALYLEARKKVEAGQCIGTAPIVVCPLCGHTAMGEPPDRCPICGARGDRYVRF, encoded by the coding sequence GTGGGGAAGATGACGGAGGAAAACCTGAGAGCGGCTTTCGCAGGGGAAAGCCAGGCCCACATGCGCTACCTGATTTTCGCCGAGAAGGCTGAGAAGGAGGGTCATCCCAACGTGGCCCGCCTGTTCCGGGCCATCGCGTACGCCGAGCAGGTGCACGCCACCAATCACTTGAAGGCCCTCGGCGAACTGGGGGGGACGGCTGAAAATCTGGGTAAGGCTGTTGGCGGGGAAACTTACGAGGTGGAGGAGATGTACCCTGCTTTCCTGGCGGTAGCGCAACTGCAGGGGGTGAAGGAGGCCGAGCGCAGCATGGGGTGGGCCGCAGCGGCGGAAAAAATCCACGCCGCCCTGTACCTGGAGGCGCGAAAAAAGGTGGAGGCGGGCCAGTGCATCGGTACCGCCCCCATCGTGGTGTGCCCCCTGTGCGGTCATACCGCGATGGGCGAGCCGCCGGATCGGTGTCCCATCTGCGGGGCCAGGGGCGATCGGTACGTCCGGTTCTGA
- the ylbJ gene encoding sporulation integral membrane protein YlbJ translates to MPRNWVHVISGMVALLLVAALIVYSEEAFQAAVAGMKIFWEIVFPSLLPFFVLSEVMLALGVVHFLGVIFEPLMRPLFNVPGAGAFVMSMGLAAGYPMDAVITAKFRKRGLCNQAEAERLLAFTNTADPLFMFGAVAVGMFRLPELGAVLALAHYLGAFCVGLTFRLYRRSAPITPALGMNHVSGDVLATSNPVRRRENLPLRAVRALIRARREDGRPFGRILSDSVNESVKTLLMICGFIMLFSVVIRVLQSLGAVAVMAIPLRVVLSAVHLDPGLADALLRGLFEIDLGTMAAGTAPAPLTERAIVASAIIAWSGLSVHAQVASVMAGAHIRMSPFVAARVLHALYSAVFTAILMGPLGMLTSRLATPVMAAMTTAAGGNPWPPLVSLRLGAALLCGASGIVAIALAAILVVILLSRIRVTGFRM, encoded by the coding sequence TTGCCCCGCAACTGGGTACACGTCATATCGGGAATGGTGGCGCTGCTTCTGGTGGCAGCGCTCATCGTCTATTCGGAGGAAGCGTTCCAGGCTGCCGTGGCGGGCATGAAGATCTTCTGGGAAATCGTCTTCCCCTCGCTCCTGCCATTTTTTGTGCTGTCGGAAGTCATGCTGGCCCTGGGCGTGGTGCACTTCCTGGGTGTGATCTTTGAGCCCCTCATGCGGCCCCTGTTCAACGTCCCCGGGGCCGGGGCTTTTGTCATGTCCATGGGCCTGGCGGCAGGATATCCCATGGACGCCGTGATAACGGCCAAATTCCGCAAACGGGGTCTGTGCAACCAGGCGGAGGCGGAACGCCTGCTGGCGTTCACCAACACCGCAGATCCCCTGTTCATGTTCGGAGCAGTGGCGGTGGGAATGTTCCGGCTCCCCGAACTGGGGGCCGTGCTTGCCCTGGCCCATTACCTGGGTGCCTTCTGCGTGGGTCTGACATTCCGCCTGTACCGCCGTTCCGCTCCCATCACCCCTGCCCTGGGCATGAACCACGTCTCGGGCGACGTGCTCGCCACAAGCAACCCCGTGCGCCGCAGAGAGAACCTGCCCTTGCGGGCGGTGCGAGCCCTCATCCGCGCGCGGCGCGAGGACGGCCGTCCCTTCGGCCGCATCCTCAGCGACTCCGTGAACGAGTCGGTTAAGACCCTCCTGATGATCTGCGGGTTCATCATGTTGTTCTCGGTAGTGATCCGGGTGCTGCAGAGCCTGGGAGCGGTAGCGGTCATGGCAATACCGCTGCGGGTGGTACTCTCCGCCGTGCACCTGGACCCCGGCCTCGCGGACGCCCTCCTGAGAGGCCTTTTCGAAATCGACCTCGGCACCATGGCGGCCGGGACGGCTCCCGCGCCTCTCACCGAGCGGGCGATCGTGGCCTCGGCAATCATCGCCTGGAGCGGTCTCTCCGTGCACGCTCAGGTGGCAAGCGTGATGGCTGGCGCCCACATACGGATGTCGCCCTTCGTGGCCGCGCGGGTACTGCATGCCCTGTACTCAGCGGTGTTTACCGCGATACTGATGGGCCCGCTGGGCATGCTGACTTCCCGGCTGGCCACCCCCGTGATGGCCGCCATGACCACCGCCGCAGGGGGAAACCCCTGGCCCCCCCTGGTGAGCCTGCGCCTGGGAGCCGCACTCCTGTGCGGAGCAAGCGGCATAGTCGCAATTGCCCTCGCGGCCATCCTGGTCGTTATCCTCCTGTCCCGCATAAGGGTGACCGGGTTCCGCATGTAG
- a CDS encoding IclR family transcriptional regulator, with the protein MSGRKPEPGVTQAVDRALQILLLLGSEGREMGVSEIASRLGVWKSTVHRALATLAARGFVAKQPGTDRYFLGVKLFTLGMRWREKVGLVPLVRPAMEKLAAEVGETVHLVVLDPDPGASHTVVVVDRVDSNHMLGITPRVGFGSAAHCSAVGKVLLAYSPPELVRRIVSARGLPRFTPNTITDEQALLAELALTRERGFAIDNEEMEIGLYCVAAPVCDAHGSVVAALSISGPAARLSPRCEELARAVKQAASEVSAGLR; encoded by the coding sequence GTGAGCGGTCGCAAGCCCGAGCCGGGGGTAACCCAGGCCGTGGACCGGGCGCTGCAAATACTGCTCCTGCTGGGGTCAGAAGGGCGCGAGATGGGGGTGAGCGAGATCGCATCCCGCCTGGGGGTATGGAAGTCAACCGTCCATCGCGCGCTGGCCACCCTGGCGGCGCGGGGATTCGTCGCCAAGCAGCCGGGAACCGACCGCTACTTCCTGGGCGTCAAACTATTCACCCTGGGGATGCGGTGGCGGGAAAAGGTAGGCCTGGTGCCGCTGGTGCGCCCTGCCATGGAGAAACTCGCCGCAGAGGTGGGGGAGACGGTCCACCTGGTGGTCCTGGATCCCGATCCGGGCGCATCCCACACCGTGGTCGTGGTGGACAGGGTGGATTCCAACCACATGCTCGGGATAACACCCAGAGTGGGGTTCGGCTCGGCTGCCCATTGCTCGGCGGTGGGCAAAGTACTGCTGGCCTATTCTCCCCCCGAACTGGTCCGGCGAATCGTGAGCGCCCGGGGGTTGCCCCGGTTCACCCCCAACACCATCACCGACGAACAGGCCCTCCTGGCCGAGCTGGCTCTCACCAGGGAACGCGGATTCGCTATAGACAACGAGGAGATGGAGATCGGGCTCTACTGTGTGGCTGCTCCCGTTTGCGACGCCCACGGCAGCGTGGTGGCCGCCCTGAGCATCTCCGGGCCAGCGGCACGTCTGTCGCCGCGCTGTGAGGAACTGGCCCGGGCAGTCAAACAGGCAGCCAGCGAGGTTTCCGCCGGCCTCCGGTAG
- a CDS encoding rubredoxin-like domain-containing protein, which yields MKWRCTVCGYIHDGDAPPSVCPKCGAPAEKYEKVDPERANLIDRSRLTNLLEVKLIDLLEKVRDTAARIEDDALDPGCVALAKKAQVAARELSQNVKAELETHVKKGKWG from the coding sequence ATGAAGTGGCGTTGCACCGTATGCGGTTACATCCATGACGGGGATGCCCCGCCCTCGGTATGTCCCAAGTGCGGGGCACCTGCGGAGAAATACGAGAAGGTGGACCCCGAGAGGGCGAATTTGATAGACCGTTCCCGTCTCACCAACCTGCTGGAGGTCAAGCTGATCGATTTGCTGGAGAAGGTGCGCGATACGGCGGCGCGTATAGAAGACGACGCCCTCGATCCCGGGTGTGTGGCACTGGCGAAGAAGGCTCAGGTGGCGGCCCGGGAACTGTCCCAGAACGTGAAGGCGGAACTGGAAACCCACGTGAAGAAGGGCAAGTGGGGGTAG